Genomic segment of Nitrospirota bacterium:
TGTGTGAGTCTGCTGTTGGCGAAGCTCAGCTTGCTCCAGCGACATGACAGCCACAACAGCTGACCCCTTGTGATGAACTTCCAGCATCAAACCTACAGCAGTCATTTTGTCTCTCTTAAAAACCATCATTAGTATTTTTACGACAAAATCCATAGTAGTTATATTGTCATTCAGAA
This window contains:
- a CDS encoding ATP-dependent Clp protease adaptor ClpS, giving the protein LNDNITTMDFVVKILMMVFKRDKMTAVGLMLEVHHKGSAVVAVMSLEQAELRQQQTHTLAQKEGYPLRCIIEPA